The Candidatus Krumholzibacteriia bacterium genome window below encodes:
- a CDS encoding sigma-54 dependent transcriptional regulator, whose product MPRILIVDDEANIRRMLSGVLRDEGYDTEDVSSGEEALKRLQRAGDVDAVLLDLALPGMDGLATLKAIRAFSAPPIVLMMSGHGTIESAVQATKMGALDFLEKPLDPLARVLIALDNALRIRRLEGEKAELLDQLGRRNEMLGDSPAMQRLRDEIRKAGASHARILVLGANGTGKELAARAIHAISPRAQKPFVRLNCAAIPRDLIESELFGHEKGAFTGAMAQKLGKFELARGGTLFLDEVGDMSLETQAKLLRVLEENEMERVGGTQAIALDARVVAATNKNLTQEIGKGNFREDLYFRLAVITLRIPPLKDRGPDIVVLAESFLRQYCDDNGRRAKSLTPAARALLAQYEWPGNVRELRNMMERIVIMHDADSVDAEHLQSLMLSTSEGGEAPSGTSLRDNLDHFERRTIEKALAAANGNIAQAARALGLDRANLHRKLRRFGLVKGKNERGEDDMAADEED is encoded by the coding sequence ATGCCCCGCATCCTCATCGTCGACGACGAGGCCAACATCCGGCGGATGCTGAGCGGCGTGCTCCGCGACGAGGGTTACGACACCGAGGACGTCTCCAGCGGCGAAGAGGCGCTGAAGCGGCTGCAGCGCGCCGGTGACGTAGACGCCGTGCTCCTCGATCTGGCGCTGCCCGGAATGGACGGGCTGGCGACGTTGAAGGCGATCCGCGCTTTCTCCGCCCCTCCCATCGTCCTCATGATGAGCGGCCACGGCACCATCGAGAGCGCCGTGCAAGCCACGAAGATGGGAGCCTTGGATTTCCTGGAGAAGCCCCTCGATCCCCTCGCCCGGGTACTCATCGCGCTGGACAACGCGCTCCGCATCCGCCGGCTCGAGGGGGAGAAGGCCGAGCTCCTCGACCAGCTGGGACGCCGGAACGAGATGCTCGGCGATTCCCCGGCGATGCAGCGCCTGCGCGACGAGATCCGCAAGGCCGGCGCCAGCCACGCCCGCATCCTCGTCCTCGGCGCCAACGGCACCGGCAAGGAGCTGGCGGCGCGGGCCATCCACGCCATCAGCCCGCGGGCGCAGAAACCCTTCGTCCGCCTCAACTGCGCCGCCATCCCCCGGGATCTCATCGAGTCCGAGCTCTTCGGCCACGAGAAGGGCGCCTTCACCGGCGCCATGGCGCAGAAGCTCGGCAAGTTCGAGCTCGCCCGCGGCGGCACGTTGTTCCTCGACGAAGTGGGGGACATGAGTCTGGAGACGCAGGCCAAGTTGCTCCGTGTCCTGGAGGAAAACGAGATGGAGCGTGTCGGTGGCACCCAGGCCATCGCTCTCGATGCGCGCGTCGTGGCGGCGACGAACAAGAACCTGACGCAAGAGATCGGCAAGGGCAATTTCCGCGAGGACCTCTACTTCCGGCTCGCCGTGATCACGCTGCGCATCCCGCCGCTCAAGGACCGCGGTCCGGACATCGTCGTCCTGGCCGAATCCTTCCTGCGCCAGTACTGCGACGACAACGGCCGCCGGGCCAAGAGCCTGACACCGGCGGCTCGGGCGCTCCTGGCGCAGTACGAATGGCCGGGCAACGTGCGCGAGCTGCGCAACATGATGGAGCGCATCGTCATCATGCACGACGCCGACAGCGTCGACGCCGAGCACCTGCAGTCCCTCATGCTCTCCACCAGCGAGGGCGGCGAGGCGCCAAGCGGCACCTCGCTCCGCGACAACCTGGACCATTTCGAGCGCCGCACCATCGAGAAAGCCCTGGCAGCGGCGAACGGCAACATCGCGCAGGCTGCCCGGGCCCTGGGCCTCGACCGCGCCAACCTGCACCGCAAGCTGCGCCGCTTCGGCCTGGTGAAGGGGAAGAACGAGCGCGGTGAAGACGATATGGCTGCCGACGAAGAGGATTGA